The Treponema succinifaciens DSM 2489 region TATTTTATTTGGCTTTTGTTTCCTTATGAAGGATTTCCTTGCGGCAGAACGGGCAGTACTTGTTCTTTTCAAGTTTGCCAGTGATATTCTTGCGGTTTTTGTATGTTGTGTAATTTCTGCGTTTGCATTCTGTGCACTGCAATGCAATGATTTCTACGGCTGACTTTTTCTTGCTTGCCATAATATTTGCTCCTCTGTTTTTCTAATCTTATAGCTCCCGAGCGGAAT contains the following coding sequences:
- the rpmG gene encoding 50S ribosomal protein L33, which codes for MASKKKSAVEIIALQCTECKRRNYTTYKNRKNITGKLEKNKYCPFCRKEILHKETKAK